The following coding sequences lie in one Silvanigrella aquatica genomic window:
- a CDS encoding MFS transporter has product MQILDRNFFRILSSINFKKIGVILATCLTIFTSNSSLTEVNLSLPIIAREFQTDMSVMPWVISIYIIVAGMFMIIGGKLGDYIGTKRVFIFSLLLWLISLIMAGCSNSILILIIARIIEGVAFALSLPISIVVISKTFSEKQLGLAVSINITVMGLAQAIGPTLGGYLLQYFGWRWIFFINVPFILFAIIFSTLCIKPDILKHRKPILDYFGAIILAISLCFIMIFLDIIQKNSSNFQLISICLFILFFTFGILYYVEKKASNPIIDFKLLFNKDFFIINLLRMLFQFIYFSVLFILPIYLLDILNYSPVKSGYFLLSMTIPFACLSIIIGKISDKIGEKLFVTLSFLIAAIAFYLSINLNENPSYIMIIMPLLLLGISSAFMFNSSTSMALKIASPEKKGAASGIFFTNTLIGGAIGVAVTSLALQLLKHNFYSTHTNLNLPYENTPTNSQVFLYAFSGLMWMFLAISIFGFFISLFNYRHKIITYLNLKKDFS; this is encoded by the coding sequence ATGCAAATTTTAGACAGAAATTTTTTTCGAATTTTGTCCTCAATAAATTTTAAAAAAATTGGCGTAATCTTAGCAACATGCTTAACAATTTTTACTTCTAATTCAAGCTTAACTGAGGTGAATTTATCGTTACCTATAATTGCACGCGAATTCCAAACAGACATGAGTGTGATGCCATGGGTAATAAGTATTTATATAATTGTTGCTGGAATGTTTATGATTATAGGTGGAAAATTAGGCGATTATATTGGAACAAAACGAGTTTTTATTTTTAGCCTGCTATTATGGCTTATCTCACTTATTATGGCTGGATGTTCAAATAGTATATTGATATTGATAATCGCAAGAATAATAGAAGGTGTTGCTTTTGCACTTAGTTTACCAATATCAATAGTAGTTATTTCTAAAACATTTTCTGAAAAACAACTTGGGTTAGCTGTAAGTATAAATATTACCGTGATGGGTCTTGCTCAAGCTATTGGCCCAACATTAGGTGGCTATCTATTACAATATTTTGGTTGGCGTTGGATATTTTTTATAAATGTTCCTTTTATATTATTTGCAATTATTTTTTCAACCCTATGCATTAAGCCAGATATTTTGAAACATCGTAAGCCTATTTTAGATTACTTTGGTGCAATAATTCTTGCAATAAGCTTATGTTTTATAATGATTTTTTTAGATATTATTCAAAAAAATTCATCAAATTTCCAACTAATCTCAATCTGTTTATTTATATTATTTTTTACTTTTGGAATACTATATTATGTAGAAAAAAAAGCTTCTAATCCTATTATAGATTTTAAATTATTATTTAATAAAGATTTTTTTATAATAAACTTATTAAGAATGCTATTTCAATTTATTTATTTTTCTGTTTTATTTATACTCCCAATATATTTATTAGATATTTTGAATTACAGTCCAGTTAAATCTGGTTACTTTCTATTATCAATGACTATACCATTTGCATGTCTTTCAATAATTATAGGAAAAATATCGGATAAAATTGGCGAAAAATTATTTGTTACATTAAGCTTTTTGATTGCAGCAATAGCATTTTACCTTTCAATAAATTTAAATGAAAATCCTTCATATATTATGATAATTATGCCGTTATTATTACTTGGGATATCTTCAGCATTTATGTTTAATAGCTCCACTTCTATGGCATTAAAAATTGCTTCTCCAGAAAAAAAAGGTGCTGCTTCAGGAATTTTTTTTACAAACACTTTAATAGGTGGTGCCATAGGAGTTGCTGTAACAAGTTTAGCTCTTCAATTACTAAAACATAACTTTTATAGTACACATACGAACCTGAATTTGCCTTATGAAAATACACCTACTAATTCACAGGTATTTTTATACGCTTTTTCAGGACTAATGTGGATGTTTTTGGCTATCTCTATTTTTGGTTTTTTTATTTCTCTTTTTAATTATAGACATAAAATTATAACTTATTTGAATTTAAAGAAAGATTTTTCATGA
- a CDS encoding type I polyketide synthase, producing MNNSNNETTGYEIAVIGMAGRFPLAKNIEEFWENIYNEKECISFFSKEEMQSEEIDTTTLENPNYVNAGGVLEDSDKFDAEFFNYSPQESIIMNPQHRIFMECAWEALENAAYTSSKYKSAIGVFAGSSTNLYLYQLLSNEEVLKNFSTFQLIISNSKDQLSTRVSHALNLTGPSLNIQTACSTSLVAVHTACQSLLSGDCTIALAGTVSIQTHQKTGYMYQEGLTLSKDGHCRAFDKLSSGTVCGNGVGVVVLKRYEAALADGDRIDAIIKGTAINNDGNLKVGYTAPSVQKQSDVISEAINIAGITADSISYIEAHGTGTLLGDPIEISALNNAFQQSTKQKNFCAIGSVKTNIGHLDVAAGISGLIKTILALKHKILPASLNFQSPNTNINFEDSPFYVNNKTKPWITKNLPRIAGVSSFGIGGTNAHIILQEAPLRVSDPDTNTCSLFCISAKSISALEKKEKKLLNFLEQNTNLNYRDISYTLQTCYHEFLYKKALIVYTKNELNNSRSIVHIQNKMDPNKVAKLSFLFPGQGSQYVNMARKLYLTEETYRNCIDNCANILNKYSGIDLLGLLYPKELNLISDGNLDNTVFAQPAIFIVEYALSQLYMSWGIKPDVMIGHSLGEYVAACIAEVFSLEDAIFLIYSRAKLMQQMPRGKMISIFSSLDDLKPILNSSISVAAINSDNSCVLSGEFNKIEDLEKRLQEHNILFQSLRTSHAFHSNMMEPILAEFKLILEKINISSPKIPFISNLTGTIIQSEEATNPEYWVNHLRNTVQFEKGIKNLANEASIFLEIGPGQTLNSLAKSCLKDLKSIIYLQSLPSFKQTTPAEMETFKTLGSLWVSGIKINFDKLYINENRIKVALPSYPFERKRHWLTSSTCKKNSQDKEFSNKFISLISPNLYKNDINKNHLSNDIFTSKKDKIEQEVLDIWKSVLGIDSININDEFYNKGGNSLLSVQLISKINQRFLVNISVVWVLENNTIEKQSLGLLDHITGLKTYQPIIKFKENLFKPMLFLIHPGHAGAEVYSDFAKLIQNEFSIYAIDSYNIYNDGPFINSIEKLAEKYVDYIKKIAPYGPYHLGGWSLGGTIAFEIAQRLTLLGDRVINIYMIDSFIYNNATKIYAQELDDLFFNLEEDKFFQTLPSEYREKALKVYKIELEMLREYRPQKYLGDVTLFNATIPVQLKVEMNMEENKFYESIKNSNGVLDYAPNLIEIKIKANHYSIMENQNLAIISETLLKNVSKNISKISR from the coding sequence ATGAATAATTCAAATAATGAAACAACTGGATATGAAATTGCTGTTATTGGTATGGCAGGCAGATTTCCTTTAGCTAAAAATATAGAAGAATTTTGGGAAAATATTTACAATGAAAAAGAATGCATCTCATTTTTTAGCAAAGAAGAAATGCAATCAGAAGAAATAGATACAACTACTTTAGAAAATCCTAACTATGTCAATGCGGGTGGAGTATTAGAAGATTCGGATAAGTTTGATGCTGAGTTTTTCAACTATAGCCCGCAAGAGTCTATAATAATGAACCCTCAACATCGCATTTTTATGGAATGTGCTTGGGAAGCACTCGAAAATGCAGCTTATACTTCTTCAAAATACAAAAGTGCTATAGGTGTTTTTGCAGGTTCATCTACAAACCTATACTTATATCAGCTACTTTCAAATGAAGAAGTTTTGAAAAACTTTAGTACATTTCAGCTTATTATTTCAAATAGTAAAGACCAACTATCTACACGAGTTTCTCATGCTTTAAATTTAACGGGTCCAAGTCTTAATATCCAAACGGCATGTTCTACATCCCTTGTTGCTGTTCACACAGCATGTCAAAGTTTACTTAGCGGTGATTGCACTATAGCACTAGCGGGAACAGTTTCTATTCAAACACATCAAAAAACTGGTTACATGTATCAAGAAGGTTTAACTTTATCAAAGGATGGACATTGTCGGGCTTTTGATAAACTTTCTAGTGGAACGGTTTGCGGAAATGGAGTTGGGGTAGTTGTTTTAAAGCGATATGAAGCAGCATTAGCAGATGGTGATCGTATTGATGCCATTATAAAAGGTACCGCAATAAATAACGATGGAAATTTAAAAGTTGGATATACTGCTCCTAGTGTTCAAAAACAATCTGATGTTATTTCAGAAGCAATTAATATTGCTGGTATTACAGCAGATTCAATAAGTTATATTGAAGCTCATGGGACCGGTACATTATTAGGGGATCCTATTGAAATTTCGGCTTTGAATAATGCATTTCAACAATCAACAAAACAGAAGAATTTTTGCGCAATAGGCTCCGTAAAAACAAATATAGGACATTTAGATGTTGCCGCTGGAATTTCTGGCTTGATAAAAACGATTCTCGCATTGAAACATAAAATATTACCTGCTAGTTTAAATTTTCAAAGTCCAAATACCAATATAAACTTCGAAGATAGTCCTTTTTATGTGAATAATAAAACAAAACCTTGGATTACCAAAAATCTACCACGTATTGCAGGGGTTAGTTCATTTGGCATAGGAGGGACGAACGCCCATATAATCCTACAAGAAGCACCACTACGTGTTTCTGACCCTGACACAAATACATGTAGCCTTTTCTGCATTTCTGCAAAATCAATCTCTGCCTTAGAAAAAAAAGAAAAAAAACTTTTAAATTTTTTAGAACAAAATACAAATTTAAATTATCGTGATATTTCTTATACTCTTCAAACTTGTTATCATGAATTTTTATATAAAAAAGCTCTCATTGTATACACTAAAAATGAATTAAATAATTCAAGATCGATAGTCCATATTCAGAACAAAATGGATCCTAATAAAGTAGCAAAGTTATCTTTTTTGTTTCCAGGTCAAGGCTCTCAATATGTTAATATGGCAAGAAAATTGTATTTAACAGAAGAAACTTATCGAAACTGTATAGACAATTGTGCAAATATATTAAACAAATATTCTGGCATTGATCTATTAGGTCTATTATATCCAAAAGAACTCAATTTAATATCTGATGGTAATTTAGATAATACAGTTTTTGCTCAACCGGCAATATTTATAGTTGAATATGCTTTGTCTCAACTTTATATGTCATGGGGAATCAAACCAGACGTAATGATTGGACATAGTTTAGGCGAATATGTAGCAGCTTGCATAGCAGAAGTTTTTAGTCTTGAAGATGCTATTTTTCTCATTTATTCTAGAGCAAAATTAATGCAACAAATGCCAAGAGGAAAAATGATTTCTATCTTTTCTTCCTTAGATGATTTAAAGCCAATATTAAACTCTTCCATTTCTGTAGCAGCTATCAATTCTGATAATTCATGTGTTTTGTCTGGAGAATTCAATAAGATTGAAGATCTTGAAAAAAGACTGCAAGAACATAATATTTTATTTCAAAGTTTAAGAACCTCTCATGCTTTTCATTCAAATATGATGGAACCTATTTTAGCTGAATTTAAGTTAATTTTAGAGAAAATAAATATATCATCCCCTAAAATTCCTTTTATATCAAATTTAACAGGAACCATTATTCAAAGTGAAGAAGCAACTAATCCTGAGTACTGGGTAAATCATTTGAGAAATACAGTTCAGTTTGAAAAAGGAATAAAAAATTTAGCCAATGAGGCAAGTATTTTTCTAGAAATCGGGCCTGGGCAAACTTTGAATTCACTTGCAAAATCCTGTTTAAAAGATCTTAAAAGTATAATATATCTGCAATCCTTACCATCCTTTAAACAAACGACGCCAGCAGAAATGGAAACTTTCAAAACTCTTGGAAGTTTATGGGTTAGTGGAATTAAAATTAATTTCGATAAACTATATATAAATGAAAATAGAATAAAAGTCGCTCTTCCTTCTTACCCATTTGAAAGAAAAAGACATTGGTTAACTAGTTCAACATGTAAAAAAAACAGTCAGGATAAAGAATTTTCAAACAAATTTATATCACTAATATCTCCTAATTTATATAAAAATGATATTAATAAAAATCATTTATCTAATGATATATTTACATCAAAAAAAGATAAAATCGAACAAGAAGTTTTAGACATATGGAAATCTGTTTTAGGAATTGATTCAATAAATATAAATGATGAATTCTATAATAAAGGAGGAAATTCTTTACTATCTGTTCAATTAATATCAAAAATAAATCAGCGTTTTTTAGTAAATATTTCAGTTGTATGGGTATTAGAAAATAACACAATAGAAAAACAAAGCTTGGGTTTATTAGATCATATAACTGGATTAAAAACATACCAACCTATTATAAAATTTAAAGAAAATCTTTTTAAACCAATGCTATTTTTAATTCATCCAGGACATGCAGGAGCTGAAGTATATTCAGATTTTGCAAAGCTCATCCAAAACGAATTTTCAATTTACGCAATTGATTCATATAATATTTATAATGATGGTCCATTTATAAATTCCATAGAAAAGCTTGCTGAAAAATATGTTGATTATATTAAAAAGATTGCTCCTTATGGCCCTTATCATCTAGGCGGGTGGTCATTAGGAGGAACAATTGCTTTTGAAATTGCGCAACGTTTAACACTTTTAGGTGATAGAGTTATAAATATTTACATGATTGACAGCTTTATTTATAACAATGCAACTAAAATTTATGCTCAAGAATTAGACGACTTGTTTTTCAATCTCGAGGAAGATAAGTTCTTTCAAACCTTGCCATCTGAATATAGAGAAAAAGCATTAAAAGTTTATAAAATAGAACTAGAAATGTTACGAGAGTATAGACCTCAAAAGTATTTAGGCGATGTCACGCTTTTCAATGCTACAATTCCTGTTCAACTAAAAGTTGAAATGAATATGGAAGAAAATAAATTTTATGAATCTATAAAAAATAGTAATGGCGTCTTGGATTATGCACCAAATTTAATAGAAATAAAAATAAAAGCAAATCATTACTCTATTATGGAAAATCAGAATTTAGCAATCATCTCAGAAACATTGTTAAAAAACGTATCTAAGAATATTTCAAAAATATCTAGATGA